Proteins encoded within one genomic window of bacterium:
- the traF gene encoding conjugal transfer protein TraF, giving the protein MRRTTTRRALLALLLVLGAAQAAHADFRHARLGARPRALGSAFTALSDDPNAVFWNPAGLSRDDRTSLTLCRAWAYSAEGIRDDDLIVTSPDLCGLRVGLGIIRVGIDDLLYEDTYALAGAMRAPWIEGLSFGVTGKVLRLAAPGYEPLNDPAYNGGDMDFAVDLGFLYDSGRAWTLGGVVQNLNEPYLQLLETTVDPDPVYSTIALGGSYLFRETLRVSGDVRSREGGWGDTTLHGGAEIWFFDALALRAGLAAGQVTMGFGLQDVRWQLDLALESVEHVGNVYMLSFTVRD; this is encoded by the coding sequence ATGAGAAGAACCACGACGCGGCGGGCCCTGCTCGCCCTCCTGCTGGTGCTCGGCGCCGCCCAGGCGGCCCACGCCGACTTCCGCCACGCCCGCCTGGGCGCGCGGCCGCGGGCGCTGGGCTCGGCCTTCACGGCCTTGAGCGACGACCCCAACGCGGTGTTCTGGAATCCCGCGGGCCTGTCGCGCGACGACCGGACCTCCCTCACGCTCTGCCGGGCCTGGGCGTACTCGGCCGAGGGGATCCGCGACGACGACCTGATCGTGACCTCGCCGGACCTGTGCGGCCTGCGGGTGGGCCTGGGCATCATCCGCGTGGGCATCGACGACCTGCTCTACGAGGACACCTACGCCCTGGCCGGCGCGATGCGCGCCCCATGGATCGAAGGGCTCTCGTTCGGCGTGACGGGCAAGGTCCTGCGCCTGGCGGCGCCGGGGTACGAGCCGCTGAACGACCCCGCCTACAACGGCGGCGACATGGACTTCGCCGTGGACCTGGGCTTCCTCTACGACAGCGGCCGGGCCTGGACCCTGGGCGGCGTGGTGCAGAACCTGAACGAGCCGTACCTGCAGCTGCTGGAGACGACGGTCGACCCCGACCCCGTGTACAGCACCATCGCCCTGGGCGGCAGCTACCTGTTCCGCGAGACGCTGCGGGTCAGCGGCGACGTGCGCAGCCGCGAGGGCGGCTGGGGCGACACGACGCTGCACGGCGGCGCCGAGATCTGGTTCTTCGACGCGCTGGCCCTGCGTGCCGGCCTCGCCGCCGGCCAGGTGACGATGGGTTTCGGCCTGCAGGACGTGCGCTGGCAGCTCGACCTGGCCCTGGAGTCCGTCGAGCACGTCGGCAACGTGTACATGCTCTCTTTCACGGTGAGGGACTGA